The Setaria italica strain Yugu1 chromosome IX, Setaria_italica_v2.0, whole genome shotgun sequence genome has a window encoding:
- the LOC101782146 gene encoding cysteine-rich repeat secretory protein 11 isoform X2 has product MGRARRFLLAAAAAAVFLLLHAPPLVSCADLDALVYKGCANQSFPGGALPPTVAVLSSALSAQAGSTKFYKTSSPSSSGSSTSVFGLFQCRGDLSGSDCASCVSRAMSSWRDVCGASVAARVQLTGCLALYEVSGFPQVSGVQMLFKTCGTGSGGGGDFEMRRDTAFAALEGGVATSNGGFIATSYQAVYAMAQCEGDLSTADCGQCVTQAVQHVEVECGGAPSGQVYLDKCYISYSYYPHGVPHGGGMGGQQTAKTVAIVLGGAVGVGFLVICLLFARSLVKKKDDY; this is encoded by the exons ATGGGCAGGGCGCGCCGGTTtctgctggccgccgccgccgccgccgtcttcctcctcctccacgcgccgccgctggtgtcGTGCGCCGACCTCGACGCGCTCGTCTACAAGGGCTGCGCCAACCAGAGTTTCCCGGGCGGCGCGCTGCCGCCGACCGTCGCCGTCCTCTCCAGCGCCCTCTCCGCTCAGGCAGGCTCCACCAAGTTCTACAAGACCTCCTCCCCGTCCTCGTcgggctcctccacctccgtcTTCGGCCTCTTCCAGTGCCGCGGGGACCTCTCCGGCTCCGACTGCGCCTCCTGCGTCTCTCGCGCCATGTCGTCGTGGCGCGACGTCTGCggcgcctccgtcgccgcgcgGGTCCAGCTCACCGGCTGCCTCGCACTCTACGAGGTCTCCGGCTTCCCCCAGGTCTCCGGCGTCCAGATGCTCTTCAAGACCTGCGgcacgggcagcggcggcggtggcgacttCGAGATGCGCCGGGACACCGCCTTCGCCGCGCTCGAGGGCGGCGTCGCCACCAGCAACGGCGGCTTCATCGCCACCAGCTACCAGGCAGTCTACGCCATGGCGCAGTGCGAGGGCGATCTCTCCACGGCGGACTGCGGCCAGTGCGTCACCCAGGCCGTGCAGCACGTCGAGGTCGAGTGCGGCGGCGCCCCCTCCGGCCAGGTGTACCTCGACAAGTGCTACATTAGCTACAGTTACTACCCGCACGGCGTGCCCCATGGCGGAGGCATGGGAG GGCAGCAGACAGCAAAGACTGTAGCCATTGTGCTGGGGGGAGCCGTAGGCGTGGGTTTCCTGGTCATCTGCTTGCTTTTCGCCCGGAGCCTGGtcaagaagaaggatg ATTACTGA
- the LOC101782146 gene encoding cysteine-rich repeat secretory protein 11 isoform X1 codes for MHQFFVFSSSLHTKNVCFSLFLRLSPINSAQETQGWKRKKKTEHLTVWGARAERSCGGKPTQHSSRRARRRQFTPLHHHSTSPPPPPRREGDQRAGSEGGETTPRPRDPEDRRNLREMGRARRFLLAAAAAAVFLLLHAPPLVSCADLDALVYKGCANQSFPGGALPPTVAVLSSALSAQAGSTKFYKTSSPSSSGSSTSVFGLFQCRGDLSGSDCASCVSRAMSSWRDVCGASVAARVQLTGCLALYEVSGFPQVSGVQMLFKTCGTGSGGGGDFEMRRDTAFAALEGGVATSNGGFIATSYQAVYAMAQCEGDLSTADCGQCVTQAVQHVEVECGGAPSGQVYLDKCYISYSYYPHGVPHGGGMGGQQTAKTVAIVLGGAVGVGFLVICLLFARSLVKKKDDY; via the exons ATGCACCAATTTTTCGTCTTCAGCTCTTCACTTCACACTAAAAATGTGTGCTTTTCCTTGTTCCTTCGTCTTTCCCCAATTAACTCAGCGCAAGAAACCCAGGGGTGGAAACGGAAGAAGAAAACAGAGCACCTGACGGTGTGGGGGGCGAGAGCGGAGCGGAGCTGCGGAGGCAAACCCACCCAGCACTCCAGCAGGCGAGCGAGGCGACGCCAGTTCACTCCCCTCCACCACCactccaccagtccaccaccaccaccgcggcgGGAGGGAGACCAGAGAGCGGGGAGCGAGGGCGGCGAGACGACGCCCAGGCCCAGAGATCCCGAGGACAGGCGGAACCTGAGAGAGATGGGCAGGGCGCGCCGGTTtctgctggccgccgccgccgccgccgtcttcctcctcctccacgcgccgccgctggtgtcGTGCGCCGACCTCGACGCGCTCGTCTACAAGGGCTGCGCCAACCAGAGTTTCCCGGGCGGCGCGCTGCCGCCGACCGTCGCCGTCCTCTCCAGCGCCCTCTCCGCTCAGGCAGGCTCCACCAAGTTCTACAAGACCTCCTCCCCGTCCTCGTcgggctcctccacctccgtcTTCGGCCTCTTCCAGTGCCGCGGGGACCTCTCCGGCTCCGACTGCGCCTCCTGCGTCTCTCGCGCCATGTCGTCGTGGCGCGACGTCTGCggcgcctccgtcgccgcgcgGGTCCAGCTCACCGGCTGCCTCGCACTCTACGAGGTCTCCGGCTTCCCCCAGGTCTCCGGCGTCCAGATGCTCTTCAAGACCTGCGgcacgggcagcggcggcggtggcgacttCGAGATGCGCCGGGACACCGCCTTCGCCGCGCTCGAGGGCGGCGTCGCCACCAGCAACGGCGGCTTCATCGCCACCAGCTACCAGGCAGTCTACGCCATGGCGCAGTGCGAGGGCGATCTCTCCACGGCGGACTGCGGCCAGTGCGTCACCCAGGCCGTGCAGCACGTCGAGGTCGAGTGCGGCGGCGCCCCCTCCGGCCAGGTGTACCTCGACAAGTGCTACATTAGCTACAGTTACTACCCGCACGGCGTGCCCCATGGCGGAGGCATGGGAG GGCAGCAGACAGCAAAGACTGTAGCCATTGTGCTGGGGGGAGCCGTAGGCGTGGGTTTCCTGGTCATCTGCTTGCTTTTCGCCCGGAGCCTGGtcaagaagaaggatg ATTACTGA